From a region of the Hemitrygon akajei chromosome 16, sHemAka1.3, whole genome shotgun sequence genome:
- the LOC140740054 gene encoding PALM2-AKAP2 fusion protein-like isoform X4 — protein sequence MCEYADLQQKPGSSENQVASVNEFESEQGTVTSEDPVLRELPVCETQLVGVPEVDPELNKGFEKGDILTKNAKQFPAGTKYQVEEEAIDESGLKEDNKIILSKDLHTLGETECSLGYKASIPMQEAERKAFNVENGGLVNKDDSAPSLKNGTNLLSPGLNPIIQNGSFSSFSVTPSENNYSDDAIIHAEKVAVIQYQDMDDQDALINGGADSGHSAEKESTESDARLTTIKKEANFVLRKYDAEKKATKLFSDDEERKYQTVIITETAGGASLEKERREIIKNQAMKKSTTIAEKQVSIKPLESEEKPSLDASTHKHEESQLQMSTENASSVSFHNGSPILEPEGINTEQINFTAARQQFLQMERSRQEVPTCPMLSAQSHRVLSQCSTPSESTQPLQYKDGITLDTSPAIMVKAVRVDSVHEDEKDDDQSPKSPMNSLVTAEKIAGLEDNDGEKIGSMRQNLLACSSIDDLDSGLGEMSNDYSYGFTGDCGASNEMLNLETDNSCVFECSEQKLKAETPIEKEIRLALEREEILRKERGIRKSASSEKMVQIKTKPLLTQLPPTSPFSKHKDKNRMVFFVQREIEMESKREEKLKEEGKVKGLYDKGMPQEVEERKKVFEQQTDDVPVIPQLGWQSKLARSASQEFLDVHAVPEESNAVQTDSTESKELLQEGSENQPYTLRPWKHQTNFLIEREIEEIQQREEELRSQRLRKQTAGSLPSTPASISESQSPEWTSRAGTSNGDQSKDLPVTHGQEGRNPKPLGKKDESSYAGIEPSDDVNTEVLESTRVTRRKSAMAQRWEAGLFNNHQDE from the exons AAACCAGGGAGTTCTGAAAACCAGGTAGCCTCAGTGAATGAGTTTGAATCTGAGCAAGGCACCGTTACCTCTGAGGATCCAGTACTCAGGGAGCTTCCTGTCTGTGAAACTCAGCTGGTGGGAGTTCCAGAGGTTGACCCTGAGTTGAACAAAGGTTTTGAGAAGGGTGATATTCTAACCAAAAACGCAAAGCAGTTTCCTGCAGGAACCAAGTATCAGGTAGAAGAGGAAGCAATTGATGAGTCTGGATTAAAGGAAGACAACAAAATTATCCTCTCCAAAGACTTACATACACTTGGAGAAACTGAGTGTAGTCTGGGATACAAGGCTTCTATCCCAATGCAGGAAGCTGAGAGAAAGGCCTTCAATGTGGAAAATGGAGGTTTGGTCAACAAGGATGATTCTGCTCCAAGCCTTAAAAATGGAACCAACTTACTTTCTCCTGGACTGAACCCAATCATACAGAATGGCTCATTTTCTTCCTTTTCAGTCACTCCGTCAGAGAACAATTATAGTGATGATGCCATCATCCATGCAGAGAAGGTTGCTGTCATTCAGTACCAGGATATGGATGATCAGGATGCTCTaattaatggtggagcagatagtGGGCATTCTGCAGAGAAAGagagtacagaaagtgatgcaagGTTAACCACCATAAAGAAAGAAGCTAACTTTGTGCTTCGGAAATATGATGcagaaaaaaaagcaacaaaactTTTTTCAGATGATGAGGAAAGGAAGTACCAAACAGTGATCATTACAGAAACAGCCGGTGGTGCAAGTcttgaaaaagaaagaagggaAATTATTAAAAACCAAGCAATGAAAAAGAGCACTACCATTGCAGAGAAACAGGTTTCAATAAAGCCATTAGAATCGGAAGAGAAACCATCACTTGATGCTTCCACTCATAAGCATGAGGAGTCACAGCTACAGATGTCCACCGAAAATGCCAGTTCAGTTTCTTTCCATAACGGATCCCCTATTTTGGAACCTGAAGGCATCAATACTGAGCAAATAAACTTTACTGCTGCTCGCCAACAATTCCTCCAGATGGAGAGGTCAAGGCAAGAAGTTCCAACCTGTCCAATGCTCTCTGCTCAATCCCACAGGGTCTTAAGCCAATGTTCCACACCTTCTGAATCAACCCAGCCACTTCAGTACAAGGATGGCATTACCTTGGACACAAGTCCAGCAATCATGGTGAAGGCTGTAAGAGTTGATTCTGTCCATGAGGATGAGAAGGATGATGACCAGTCTCCTAAAAGTCCTATGAACAGTTTGGTCACTGCTGAGAAGATTGCAGGTCTGGAAGACAATGATGGCGAAAAAATTGGCTCCATGCGGCAAAATCTGCTTGCCTGCTCTTCAATAGATGACCTTGATTCTGGATTAGGAGAGATGTCCAATGACTATAGTTATGGGTTCACTGGTGATTGTGGAGCATCAAATGAAATGCTGAACTTGGAGACTGATAACAGTTGTGTTTTTGAATGTTCTGAGCAGAAGCTCAAGGCTGAAACACCCATTGAGAAAGAAATTCGATTAGCCTTGGAAAGGGAAGAGATTCTTCGCAAGGAGCGAGGGATTAGGAAGTCGGCAAGCTCTGAGAAAATGGTGCAAATAAAGACCAAGCCTCTCTTAACCCAGTTACCCCCCACGTCTCCTTTCTCAAAACATAAGGACAAGAACCGGATGGTCTTTTTTGTCCAGAGGGAAATTGAAATGGAGTCGAAGAGGGAAGAGAAATTGAAAGAAGAAGGTAAAGTCAAAGGCTTGTATGATAAAGGAATGCCCCAAGAAGTAGAAGAACGTAAAAAGGTATTTGAACAGCAAACAGATGATGTGCCAGTTATACCACAGCTAGGCTGGCAGTCCAAGTTAGCCAGGTCAGCTTCCCAGGAATTTTTAGATGTGCATGCTgttccagaagaaagcaatgctGTACAAACTGACTCAACAGAAAGTAAAGAGTTGCTGCAAGAGGGTTCAGAGAACCAGCCATACACCTTGAGACCATGGAAGCACCAGACCAATTTCCTGATTGAACGAGAAATTGAGGAAATACAACAACGCGAAGAGGAGCTACGGTCCCAGAGACTGAGGAAACAGACTGCAGGCAGCCTTCCTTCAA CACCAGCCTCCATATCAGAGTCCCAAAGTCCTGAGTGGACTTCAAGAGCTGGAACTTCGAATGGTGATCAATCCAAAGATCTCCCAGTGACGCATGGCCAGGAAGGGAGGAACCCGAAACCTTTGGGAAAGAAGGATGAATCTTCA TATGCTGGCATCGAGCCTTCTGATGACGTCAATACTGAG GTACTTGAATCCACCAGAGTGACTCGCCGGAAAAGTGCAATGGCACAGCGCTGGGAAGCAGGGCTGTTCAACAATCATCAGGATGAATGA
- the LOC140740054 gene encoding PALM2-AKAP2 fusion protein-like isoform X3 encodes MFKYTYPWQALCQMTNLRYKKPGSSENQVASVNEFESEQGTVTSEDPVLRELPVCETQLVGVPEVDPELNKGFEKGDILTKNAKQFPAGTKYQVEEEAIDESGLKEDNKIILSKDLHTLGETECSLGYKASIPMQEAERKAFNVENGGLVNKDDSAPSLKNGTNLLSPGLNPIIQNGSFSSFSVTPSENNYSDDAIIHAEKVAVIQYQDMDDQDALINGGADSGHSAEKESTESDARLTTIKKEANFVLRKYDAEKKATKLFSDDEERKYQTVIITETAGGASLEKERREIIKNQAMKKSTTIAEKQVSIKPLESEEKPSLDASTHKHEESQLQMSTENASSVSFHNGSPILEPEGINTEQINFTAARQQFLQMERSRQEVPTCPMLSAQSHRVLSQCSTPSESTQPLQYKDGITLDTSPAIMVKAVRVDSVHEDEKDDDQSPKSPMNSLVTAEKIAGLEDNDGEKIGSMRQNLLACSSIDDLDSGLGEMSNDYSYGFTGDCGASNEMLNLETDNSCVFECSEQKLKAETPIEKEIRLALEREEILRKERGIRKSASSEKMVQIKTKPLLTQLPPTSPFSKHKDKNRMVFFVQREIEMESKREEKLKEEGKVKGLYDKGMPQEVEERKKVFEQQTDDVPVIPQLGWQSKLARSASQEFLDVHAVPEESNAVQTDSTESKELLQEGSENQPYTLRPWKHQTNFLIEREIEEIQQREEELRSQRLRKQTAGSLPSTPASISESQSPEWTSRAGTSNGDQSKDLPVTHGQEGRNPKPLGKKDESSYAGIEPSDDVNTEVLESTRVTRRKSAMAQRWEAGLFNNHQDE; translated from the exons AAACCAGGGAGTTCTGAAAACCAGGTAGCCTCAGTGAATGAGTTTGAATCTGAGCAAGGCACCGTTACCTCTGAGGATCCAGTACTCAGGGAGCTTCCTGTCTGTGAAACTCAGCTGGTGGGAGTTCCAGAGGTTGACCCTGAGTTGAACAAAGGTTTTGAGAAGGGTGATATTCTAACCAAAAACGCAAAGCAGTTTCCTGCAGGAACCAAGTATCAGGTAGAAGAGGAAGCAATTGATGAGTCTGGATTAAAGGAAGACAACAAAATTATCCTCTCCAAAGACTTACATACACTTGGAGAAACTGAGTGTAGTCTGGGATACAAGGCTTCTATCCCAATGCAGGAAGCTGAGAGAAAGGCCTTCAATGTGGAAAATGGAGGTTTGGTCAACAAGGATGATTCTGCTCCAAGCCTTAAAAATGGAACCAACTTACTTTCTCCTGGACTGAACCCAATCATACAGAATGGCTCATTTTCTTCCTTTTCAGTCACTCCGTCAGAGAACAATTATAGTGATGATGCCATCATCCATGCAGAGAAGGTTGCTGTCATTCAGTACCAGGATATGGATGATCAGGATGCTCTaattaatggtggagcagatagtGGGCATTCTGCAGAGAAAGagagtacagaaagtgatgcaagGTTAACCACCATAAAGAAAGAAGCTAACTTTGTGCTTCGGAAATATGATGcagaaaaaaaagcaacaaaactTTTTTCAGATGATGAGGAAAGGAAGTACCAAACAGTGATCATTACAGAAACAGCCGGTGGTGCAAGTcttgaaaaagaaagaagggaAATTATTAAAAACCAAGCAATGAAAAAGAGCACTACCATTGCAGAGAAACAGGTTTCAATAAAGCCATTAGAATCGGAAGAGAAACCATCACTTGATGCTTCCACTCATAAGCATGAGGAGTCACAGCTACAGATGTCCACCGAAAATGCCAGTTCAGTTTCTTTCCATAACGGATCCCCTATTTTGGAACCTGAAGGCATCAATACTGAGCAAATAAACTTTACTGCTGCTCGCCAACAATTCCTCCAGATGGAGAGGTCAAGGCAAGAAGTTCCAACCTGTCCAATGCTCTCTGCTCAATCCCACAGGGTCTTAAGCCAATGTTCCACACCTTCTGAATCAACCCAGCCACTTCAGTACAAGGATGGCATTACCTTGGACACAAGTCCAGCAATCATGGTGAAGGCTGTAAGAGTTGATTCTGTCCATGAGGATGAGAAGGATGATGACCAGTCTCCTAAAAGTCCTATGAACAGTTTGGTCACTGCTGAGAAGATTGCAGGTCTGGAAGACAATGATGGCGAAAAAATTGGCTCCATGCGGCAAAATCTGCTTGCCTGCTCTTCAATAGATGACCTTGATTCTGGATTAGGAGAGATGTCCAATGACTATAGTTATGGGTTCACTGGTGATTGTGGAGCATCAAATGAAATGCTGAACTTGGAGACTGATAACAGTTGTGTTTTTGAATGTTCTGAGCAGAAGCTCAAGGCTGAAACACCCATTGAGAAAGAAATTCGATTAGCCTTGGAAAGGGAAGAGATTCTTCGCAAGGAGCGAGGGATTAGGAAGTCGGCAAGCTCTGAGAAAATGGTGCAAATAAAGACCAAGCCTCTCTTAACCCAGTTACCCCCCACGTCTCCTTTCTCAAAACATAAGGACAAGAACCGGATGGTCTTTTTTGTCCAGAGGGAAATTGAAATGGAGTCGAAGAGGGAAGAGAAATTGAAAGAAGAAGGTAAAGTCAAAGGCTTGTATGATAAAGGAATGCCCCAAGAAGTAGAAGAACGTAAAAAGGTATTTGAACAGCAAACAGATGATGTGCCAGTTATACCACAGCTAGGCTGGCAGTCCAAGTTAGCCAGGTCAGCTTCCCAGGAATTTTTAGATGTGCATGCTgttccagaagaaagcaatgctGTACAAACTGACTCAACAGAAAGTAAAGAGTTGCTGCAAGAGGGTTCAGAGAACCAGCCATACACCTTGAGACCATGGAAGCACCAGACCAATTTCCTGATTGAACGAGAAATTGAGGAAATACAACAACGCGAAGAGGAGCTACGGTCCCAGAGACTGAGGAAACAGACTGCAGGCAGCCTTCCTTCAA CACCAGCCTCCATATCAGAGTCCCAAAGTCCTGAGTGGACTTCAAGAGCTGGAACTTCGAATGGTGATCAATCCAAAGATCTCCCAGTGACGCATGGCCAGGAAGGGAGGAACCCGAAACCTTTGGGAAAGAAGGATGAATCTTCA TATGCTGGCATCGAGCCTTCTGATGACGTCAATACTGAG GTACTTGAATCCACCAGAGTGACTCGCCGGAAAAGTGCAATGGCACAGCGCTGGGAAGCAGGGCTGTTCAACAATCATCAGGATGAATGA
- the LOC140740054 gene encoding PALM2-AKAP2 fusion protein-like isoform X1: MDLALAEADGCGPAALMDSGHCGGVRLRVGRPSLPSRNPARCKPGSSENQVASVNEFESEQGTVTSEDPVLRELPVCETQLVGVPEVDPELNKGFEKGDILTKNAKQFPAGTKYQVEEEAIDESGLKEDNKIILSKDLHTLGETECSLGYKASIPMQEAERKAFNVENGGLVNKDDSAPSLKNGTNLLSPGLNPIIQNGSFSSFSVTPSENNYSDDAIIHAEKVAVIQYQDMDDQDALINGGADSGHSAEKESTESDARLTTIKKEANFVLRKYDAEKKATKLFSDDEERKYQTVIITETAGGASLEKERREIIKNQAMKKSTTIAEKQVSIKPLESEEKPSLDASTHKHEESQLQMSTENASSVSFHNGSPILEPEGINTEQINFTAARQQFLQMERSRQEVPTCPMLSAQSHRVLSQCSTPSESTQPLQYKDGITLDTSPAIMVKAVRVDSVHEDEKDDDQSPKSPMNSLVTAEKIAGLEDNDGEKIGSMRQNLLACSSIDDLDSGLGEMSNDYSYGFTGDCGASNEMLNLETDNSCVFECSEQKLKAETPIEKEIRLALEREEILRKERGIRKSASSEKMVQIKTKPLLTQLPPTSPFSKHKDKNRMVFFVQREIEMESKREEKLKEEGKVKGLYDKGMPQEVEERKKVFEQQTDDVPVIPQLGWQSKLARSASQEFLDVHAVPEESNAVQTDSTESKELLQEGSENQPYTLRPWKHQTNFLIEREIEEIQQREEELRSQRLRKQTAGSLPSTPASISESQSPEWTSRAGTSNGDQSKDLPVTHGQEGRNPKPLGKKDESSYAGIEPSDDVNTEVLESTRVTRRKSAMAQRWEAGLFNNHQDE; encoded by the exons AAACCAGGGAGTTCTGAAAACCAGGTAGCCTCAGTGAATGAGTTTGAATCTGAGCAAGGCACCGTTACCTCTGAGGATCCAGTACTCAGGGAGCTTCCTGTCTGTGAAACTCAGCTGGTGGGAGTTCCAGAGGTTGACCCTGAGTTGAACAAAGGTTTTGAGAAGGGTGATATTCTAACCAAAAACGCAAAGCAGTTTCCTGCAGGAACCAAGTATCAGGTAGAAGAGGAAGCAATTGATGAGTCTGGATTAAAGGAAGACAACAAAATTATCCTCTCCAAAGACTTACATACACTTGGAGAAACTGAGTGTAGTCTGGGATACAAGGCTTCTATCCCAATGCAGGAAGCTGAGAGAAAGGCCTTCAATGTGGAAAATGGAGGTTTGGTCAACAAGGATGATTCTGCTCCAAGCCTTAAAAATGGAACCAACTTACTTTCTCCTGGACTGAACCCAATCATACAGAATGGCTCATTTTCTTCCTTTTCAGTCACTCCGTCAGAGAACAATTATAGTGATGATGCCATCATCCATGCAGAGAAGGTTGCTGTCATTCAGTACCAGGATATGGATGATCAGGATGCTCTaattaatggtggagcagatagtGGGCATTCTGCAGAGAAAGagagtacagaaagtgatgcaagGTTAACCACCATAAAGAAAGAAGCTAACTTTGTGCTTCGGAAATATGATGcagaaaaaaaagcaacaaaactTTTTTCAGATGATGAGGAAAGGAAGTACCAAACAGTGATCATTACAGAAACAGCCGGTGGTGCAAGTcttgaaaaagaaagaagggaAATTATTAAAAACCAAGCAATGAAAAAGAGCACTACCATTGCAGAGAAACAGGTTTCAATAAAGCCATTAGAATCGGAAGAGAAACCATCACTTGATGCTTCCACTCATAAGCATGAGGAGTCACAGCTACAGATGTCCACCGAAAATGCCAGTTCAGTTTCTTTCCATAACGGATCCCCTATTTTGGAACCTGAAGGCATCAATACTGAGCAAATAAACTTTACTGCTGCTCGCCAACAATTCCTCCAGATGGAGAGGTCAAGGCAAGAAGTTCCAACCTGTCCAATGCTCTCTGCTCAATCCCACAGGGTCTTAAGCCAATGTTCCACACCTTCTGAATCAACCCAGCCACTTCAGTACAAGGATGGCATTACCTTGGACACAAGTCCAGCAATCATGGTGAAGGCTGTAAGAGTTGATTCTGTCCATGAGGATGAGAAGGATGATGACCAGTCTCCTAAAAGTCCTATGAACAGTTTGGTCACTGCTGAGAAGATTGCAGGTCTGGAAGACAATGATGGCGAAAAAATTGGCTCCATGCGGCAAAATCTGCTTGCCTGCTCTTCAATAGATGACCTTGATTCTGGATTAGGAGAGATGTCCAATGACTATAGTTATGGGTTCACTGGTGATTGTGGAGCATCAAATGAAATGCTGAACTTGGAGACTGATAACAGTTGTGTTTTTGAATGTTCTGAGCAGAAGCTCAAGGCTGAAACACCCATTGAGAAAGAAATTCGATTAGCCTTGGAAAGGGAAGAGATTCTTCGCAAGGAGCGAGGGATTAGGAAGTCGGCAAGCTCTGAGAAAATGGTGCAAATAAAGACCAAGCCTCTCTTAACCCAGTTACCCCCCACGTCTCCTTTCTCAAAACATAAGGACAAGAACCGGATGGTCTTTTTTGTCCAGAGGGAAATTGAAATGGAGTCGAAGAGGGAAGAGAAATTGAAAGAAGAAGGTAAAGTCAAAGGCTTGTATGATAAAGGAATGCCCCAAGAAGTAGAAGAACGTAAAAAGGTATTTGAACAGCAAACAGATGATGTGCCAGTTATACCACAGCTAGGCTGGCAGTCCAAGTTAGCCAGGTCAGCTTCCCAGGAATTTTTAGATGTGCATGCTgttccagaagaaagcaatgctGTACAAACTGACTCAACAGAAAGTAAAGAGTTGCTGCAAGAGGGTTCAGAGAACCAGCCATACACCTTGAGACCATGGAAGCACCAGACCAATTTCCTGATTGAACGAGAAATTGAGGAAATACAACAACGCGAAGAGGAGCTACGGTCCCAGAGACTGAGGAAACAGACTGCAGGCAGCCTTCCTTCAA CACCAGCCTCCATATCAGAGTCCCAAAGTCCTGAGTGGACTTCAAGAGCTGGAACTTCGAATGGTGATCAATCCAAAGATCTCCCAGTGACGCATGGCCAGGAAGGGAGGAACCCGAAACCTTTGGGAAAGAAGGATGAATCTTCA TATGCTGGCATCGAGCCTTCTGATGACGTCAATACTGAG GTACTTGAATCCACCAGAGTGACTCGCCGGAAAAGTGCAATGGCACAGCGCTGGGAAGCAGGGCTGTTCAACAATCATCAGGATGAATGA
- the LOC140740054 gene encoding A-kinase anchor protein 2-like isoform X2 — MDLALAEADGCGPAALMDSGHCGGVRLRVGRPSLPSRNPARCKPGSSENQVASVNEFESEQGTVTSEDPVLRELPVCETQLVGVPEVDPELNKGFEKGDILTKNAKQFPAGTKYQVEEEAIDESGLKEDNKIILSKDLHTLGETECSLGYKASIPMQEAERKAFNVENGGLVNKDDSAPSLKNGTNLLSPGLNPIIQNGSFSSFSVTPSENNYSDDAIIHAEKVAVIQYQDMDDQDALINGGADSGHSAEKESTESDARLTTIKKEANFVLRKYDAEKKATKLFSDDEERKYQTVIITETAGGASLEKERREIIKNQAMKKSTTIAEKQVSIKPLESEEKPSLDASTHKHEESQLQMSTENASSVSFHNGSPILEPEGINTEQINFTAARQQFLQMERSRQEVPTCPMLSAQSHRVLSQCSTPSESTQPLQYKDGITLDTSPAIMVKAVRVDSVHEDEKDDDQSPKSPMNSLVTAEKIAGLEDNDGEKIGSMRQNLLACSSIDDLDSGLGEMSNDYSYGFTGDCGASNEMLNLETDNSCVFECSEQKLKAETPIEKEIRLALEREEILRKERGIRKSASSEKMVQIKTKPLLTQLPPTSPFSKHKDKNRMVFFVQREIEMESKREEKLKEEGKVKGLYDKGMPQEVEERKKVFEQQTDDVPVIPQLGWQSKLARSASQEFLDVHAVPEESNAVQTDSTESKELLQEGSENQPYTLRPWKHQTNFLIEREIEEIQQREEELRSQRLRKQTAGSLPSTPASISESQSPEWTSRAGTSNGDQSKDLPVTHGQEGRNPKPLGKKDESSVLESTRVTRRKSAMAQRWEAGLFNNHQDE; from the exons AAACCAGGGAGTTCTGAAAACCAGGTAGCCTCAGTGAATGAGTTTGAATCTGAGCAAGGCACCGTTACCTCTGAGGATCCAGTACTCAGGGAGCTTCCTGTCTGTGAAACTCAGCTGGTGGGAGTTCCAGAGGTTGACCCTGAGTTGAACAAAGGTTTTGAGAAGGGTGATATTCTAACCAAAAACGCAAAGCAGTTTCCTGCAGGAACCAAGTATCAGGTAGAAGAGGAAGCAATTGATGAGTCTGGATTAAAGGAAGACAACAAAATTATCCTCTCCAAAGACTTACATACACTTGGAGAAACTGAGTGTAGTCTGGGATACAAGGCTTCTATCCCAATGCAGGAAGCTGAGAGAAAGGCCTTCAATGTGGAAAATGGAGGTTTGGTCAACAAGGATGATTCTGCTCCAAGCCTTAAAAATGGAACCAACTTACTTTCTCCTGGACTGAACCCAATCATACAGAATGGCTCATTTTCTTCCTTTTCAGTCACTCCGTCAGAGAACAATTATAGTGATGATGCCATCATCCATGCAGAGAAGGTTGCTGTCATTCAGTACCAGGATATGGATGATCAGGATGCTCTaattaatggtggagcagatagtGGGCATTCTGCAGAGAAAGagagtacagaaagtgatgcaagGTTAACCACCATAAAGAAAGAAGCTAACTTTGTGCTTCGGAAATATGATGcagaaaaaaaagcaacaaaactTTTTTCAGATGATGAGGAAAGGAAGTACCAAACAGTGATCATTACAGAAACAGCCGGTGGTGCAAGTcttgaaaaagaaagaagggaAATTATTAAAAACCAAGCAATGAAAAAGAGCACTACCATTGCAGAGAAACAGGTTTCAATAAAGCCATTAGAATCGGAAGAGAAACCATCACTTGATGCTTCCACTCATAAGCATGAGGAGTCACAGCTACAGATGTCCACCGAAAATGCCAGTTCAGTTTCTTTCCATAACGGATCCCCTATTTTGGAACCTGAAGGCATCAATACTGAGCAAATAAACTTTACTGCTGCTCGCCAACAATTCCTCCAGATGGAGAGGTCAAGGCAAGAAGTTCCAACCTGTCCAATGCTCTCTGCTCAATCCCACAGGGTCTTAAGCCAATGTTCCACACCTTCTGAATCAACCCAGCCACTTCAGTACAAGGATGGCATTACCTTGGACACAAGTCCAGCAATCATGGTGAAGGCTGTAAGAGTTGATTCTGTCCATGAGGATGAGAAGGATGATGACCAGTCTCCTAAAAGTCCTATGAACAGTTTGGTCACTGCTGAGAAGATTGCAGGTCTGGAAGACAATGATGGCGAAAAAATTGGCTCCATGCGGCAAAATCTGCTTGCCTGCTCTTCAATAGATGACCTTGATTCTGGATTAGGAGAGATGTCCAATGACTATAGTTATGGGTTCACTGGTGATTGTGGAGCATCAAATGAAATGCTGAACTTGGAGACTGATAACAGTTGTGTTTTTGAATGTTCTGAGCAGAAGCTCAAGGCTGAAACACCCATTGAGAAAGAAATTCGATTAGCCTTGGAAAGGGAAGAGATTCTTCGCAAGGAGCGAGGGATTAGGAAGTCGGCAAGCTCTGAGAAAATGGTGCAAATAAAGACCAAGCCTCTCTTAACCCAGTTACCCCCCACGTCTCCTTTCTCAAAACATAAGGACAAGAACCGGATGGTCTTTTTTGTCCAGAGGGAAATTGAAATGGAGTCGAAGAGGGAAGAGAAATTGAAAGAAGAAGGTAAAGTCAAAGGCTTGTATGATAAAGGAATGCCCCAAGAAGTAGAAGAACGTAAAAAGGTATTTGAACAGCAAACAGATGATGTGCCAGTTATACCACAGCTAGGCTGGCAGTCCAAGTTAGCCAGGTCAGCTTCCCAGGAATTTTTAGATGTGCATGCTgttccagaagaaagcaatgctGTACAAACTGACTCAACAGAAAGTAAAGAGTTGCTGCAAGAGGGTTCAGAGAACCAGCCATACACCTTGAGACCATGGAAGCACCAGACCAATTTCCTGATTGAACGAGAAATTGAGGAAATACAACAACGCGAAGAGGAGCTACGGTCCCAGAGACTGAGGAAACAGACTGCAGGCAGCCTTCCTTCAA CACCAGCCTCCATATCAGAGTCCCAAAGTCCTGAGTGGACTTCAAGAGCTGGAACTTCGAATGGTGATCAATCCAAAGATCTCCCAGTGACGCATGGCCAGGAAGGGAGGAACCCGAAACCTTTGGGAAAGAAGGATGAATCTTCA GTACTTGAATCCACCAGAGTGACTCGCCGGAAAAGTGCAATGGCACAGCGCTGGGAAGCAGGGCTGTTCAACAATCATCAGGATGAATGA